TCTTACCATATAGTGGAGAGATATAAAAATAACCGAGCCTCTGAGTTTGGCCTACCACATTTGAACCGGCTGAATCTAGCAAACCTGCACCACCAGAAGCAAAGTTTACCCTTTTGCAGAGATGGTGCATGAAATGAGACTTGAGAGCGAGTAGAAGCAGAAAGGAATGGGCTTCTTCTGAGCCCGAAAGCTTTGCTGAAGTAAGAAAATTTTACATAAAACTTAAGAAGAGTCAACAAAATATAACCATGTGAAACATCGCccccatttcttgaaaatgaaacAAATCAACAGTTGAACTAACCGAGAAAGTCAGCGTTGTTGAATCCATCGCTGAACCTTCCAGTTGGGATTGAGATGGGAAAGTTGACGCCATTATGTGGGAAATCTCTTGCCTGACTTAATAGCAGACGATTATAAGTTCCCACATCGGCTGTTGAATCCCCAAATGTGAACATGGTTGGGGTTTTAAGTCCTCACCCAAGTGAGGGATGGCTTTGGCTAATTAATATGATCAGTAAAAAAAGGGAAATATAATGACGCATTGAGGAATGTCATAGACATAACCAAGTAACCAGGCCGCAAGGTATCTGATTTTTTGCTTCCTAAAATTTCTATGGCAGGGTTCAGTATGATGTTAAATTTATTTCCCAagttttttgataattttctaAATTCTTGATTCAATATATAGTGTTGTTTTGTGTCACTGTCCAAGTATAGAATATTTGTCACACAAGCAGActttttttgaaaacaaagagGTGGTCTTGATGTCCTAATGTAATTACTTATTAAATTCACAGTCAGTCCCCCATTCttgttttcttgaaaattcaTCGATTGGTAGACatataaaagataaataaatataaaaagttaATTTAACATGTGATTAAGGTGAAAATTCATGATTCTTAGACGAGCTGTATACGTCAGTGGGCCCTGGAGAAGCCTATTCATGTGCTGTTAAGAAAATCAATGATTGATTTATACAATGAAAATCATAAACCTCGTAATAAGGTGCAGAGTTAGAATGAACATTAGATGACAAAATGGGCATCCCTGCTTAATGACCGAGATTCATACATAAAATTgattatggtattctaaagacatCTTTGAGATCTTTGGTGTGTCTGCATAATTGACAATGCAAGTCTAATTACATACATGGATCACAAATAGGTTTTACCCTCACCGAgtttgtttttttcttaataATTTAACGCTTCTCTACAATACTATACTTTCATTTGAGATGAAGGAATTATAAAGGCAATCTGTAATTCATTTAGCGAGTTTCTGAATACAAAGATAATTCAACAAATCCCACCTTCGCTTTCTTGTCTTTATTTGTCAGAGATGGTTGTGTGTTAGGGCCATTCTTTAGGTTGTATAAATGGTTTCTACTTTTTATTTTCCTTGAGGAGGTAATCTTAAGAGGTCCGGTGCTTGGCTCTTCCACAAAGCAATGCATTCTTTGGAATGGGATACTCATCCCTGACAGAGTGAAACGGTGTATAAACACGCAGATAAAACTGTTGTCCTAGATATTGCCTTGCCCAAAACTCAGTCCTCAGGTTCCACATTCCCACATTGTCAAGAGCAACATAAACCGCT
This window of the Primulina huaijiensis isolate GDHJ02 chromosome 3, ASM1229523v2, whole genome shotgun sequence genome carries:
- the LOC140972563 gene encoding GDSL esterase/lipase At5g55050-like, which gives rise to MFTFGDSTADVGTYNRLLLSQARDFPHNGVNFPISIPTGRFSDGFNNADFLAKLSGSEEAHSFLLLLALKSHFMHHLCKRVNFASGGAGQDATETMLSKSLFFINIGRNDIIGYFKSNSIMPKDEFISILISAHSIYIGVLLY